One Candidatus Nitrososphaera evergladensis SR1 genomic window, TGGCAAACACCTTGCTTGTCTCAAGCATTGCAGCCTGCTTTTTGGGGCCGAAAAGCCGCAGGCCCTCCTTTGCAAAGGCGTCTGCGATGCCAAGCGAAAGCGACTCTTCCGGCCCTACAACTGCCAGACAATCTCCTTTGTCCTGCCTTTTTGCAAACTCTACCAATTTTTCGATCTCGTTCTGCTTGATGTCGACGTTTTCAAAAGTACCGCCATTTCCCGGCGCAAAATACACCTTTTTCACCCTGGGGCTCTGGGCAAGCTTCCACCCAAGCGCGTGCTCCCTTCCACCGGAGCCTATCACGATGACAGTAGTTGTTGCAGCTGCAGGCACAGCCCGGGTAACTGGGACTGGATGTAATAAATGATTAGCGCAACAGCTGGCTGGCGCTGTCCTGTACAAGCGCCTGCAGAAAGGCAGTGTATTCGTCGTCAGAGAATTCAAAGGCTACAAACTTTTCATCCAGCATCGCCTTGTGCACGCTCTTTAGGTGGTAGCACGGCTCGCCCTTTGTAAGCGAGGAAAAGTAAAAGTCCTTGCAGGAGCAAAAGCCCAGCTCCGGGTCGGTCCAGTACTCGCTGTCCCTGCCCACCACAATCCACAGCGTGCGGCCGCTTGGCGCAAACCTGAGCATCTTGACACTTCCCGACTCTACCGCGCTGTCGATCCTTGACATTTCCTCTCTCGTGCAGTTTATGTGCGAGTTGAGATATAAAATATATCGACGTGAAGGTTCGACCGCTCCACCCGCATGCAGCGCTCCTGGCAGAGGACGAAGCCAGGCGCTATGTCGTAGTGTCAGACCTGCACATCGGCCTTGAGGCAGAGCTTGGCGCAAGGGGCATAACGGTGCAATCAAGCCTGATGCGCGAGATGCAGGAGGAGCTGTTGTCGATTTTGTCAAAGGAAAAGGCTGACGGCCTGATACTCCTTGGCGACATAAAAAACACGGTGGGCGCAATCAGCAAGCAGGAATGGGACGACATACCTGCGTTTTTCAAGAGCCTGTCGTCTGCTGCGGATGTCTACCTTGTGCCTGGAAACCACGACAGCAACATCCGGCACCTTGTCCCTGACAGCGTCAACGTTGCGGCAAGCAAGGGCATGGCAATTGGCGACACGCTTTTTGTGCACGGCCACAGTATGCCGTCTGAGACGCGCTCGCACGTGCGCAGGATTGTCATGGGGCACGTCCATCCAGTGTTTTTGAAAAAGGGGAGCGTGGTGAGCGGCGAGCGGGTCTGGATATCAATCCAGGCAAAAAAAGAGGCGCTATTTCCTTCAGAGCAGGGAGCCATCGACATTGTTGTTGTTCCAAGTTTTAACAAGTACCTCTATTCGTCAGGCGAGCGAGGATACCACCACCGCAAGTCTGTCTCACCAATAACGTCGCGCATAATGGACGCCAATGCGGTTGAGAGGTGCATGGTGATAACGCTGGACGGCTCTATCGTGGGCGATGACGAGTCAATGCTTGCAAGCGTGCTCTAGGACAGTTTTGCGTAATTGCCAAGAGGCCCAAGCGTCGGCGTGTTTGAGCG contains:
- a CDS encoding metallophosphoesterase, translated to MKVRPLHPHAALLAEDEARRYVVVSDLHIGLEAELGARGITVQSSLMREMQEELLSILSKEKADGLILLGDIKNTVGAISKQEWDDIPAFFKSLSSAADVYLVPGNHDSNIRHLVPDSVNVAASKGMAIGDTLFVHGHSMPSETRSHVRRIVMGHVHPVFLKKGSVVSGERVWISIQAKKEALFPSEQGAIDIVVVPSFNKYLYSSGERGYHHRKSVSPITSRIMDANAVERCMVITLDGSIVGDDESMLASVL